The segment TACCtactgtgtactgtattattattattattattattattattattattattattattattattattattattattggttgtTGTTATATAACTAGAAGTACCAGTATTAGTATAACTACTGTATTATGTTTGCTGATAATCGGgttgtgtggtttgtgtgaaCCTGAACGGTTGTGAGAGTCCCGGTTGAGCCCTGCCACTCCATTGGAGCCTCCAGAGGAGTGGGGGGAGTGGTAGTGACCAGAGTTggaaggggaggaagaggagggtcCCTTCGGGATGTTGGGAAACTTAATAGACCTGCTAACCACGCGACTGACAGATGTCTGTTAATGACAGGAGAGAAGATcagaagagacaaaagaggtgtcaccaacactttttcttcctctcacacTCAAACACTCACAATATCTGAGTTTCCACTGCTATTCAGCTTCCTTTGGGGTGGCATAGGCAGGCGGGGCACTTCGCTCTTCCCTTCACTGATGAGGCGCGAACGGTCCGAGTTCCATGGTTCAAAGTTGGACGGAGGCAAAAAGGGAGGGATCACAGCTTTCAGCTTGTCATTGGGCAGCCGGGTCAGAGGTGCACCACTTCTCAGCTGGAACAAATGGGAAAAAAttctaaaaacaacacaatatgTGCAGTATTATAACATGTTTAACAATGACCAGAATTCTTCTATATAACACAGGGTTTTTAAGCAAGTATGTTTCTCTAAATGGGACTCAAACCTTACAAAGACATCTCAACCCTAAACCTGAGCAAGCTTATTAAACTTGAGTTtccattaaattatttattccAATCCCAACACTGCCCCAATGTACTGTAAAACATACTTTAAACACTCCTACCATTGTGGTTATTAGGAAGTCCTCCTTTTCTGAGGATGTCCTGCAAAGACCTGGCAAAAAGAATGTGCACATTTACACCTTCCTTCCTCCACACTCTGTAACATTCATGTACAATATGTATGCAAAGTTACATTCACTCTAATCGTCTGGCATCATCTATGTATTACACACTGCAGTGCACTTGCTATAAACATGAATACCAGCAGATTAATGTTAACACGTTGACTCACCTGTCTCTTTAGTCTTCACAGCCCAAGCAGTGTTGACATCATTCCCtcccagagcagcagctggtgcCGAGGCACCGTTAGACATGGCAGCATGCTTTCTGTTTACCTTCATCGTGGCCTCCAATGAGGTTTCAACATCACCAGGAAACGGAGCCAGGCGATTTGACGAGAGGCCGTGCCTCAGGGTGTGAGTCAACTTGAGCCGTCGGAACCGATTTGACATACGGTTCCACCAGGACTGTAGGAGGGCGGAGTCACAAGTGCATATCATGGTGTGTGCTGTATACAGTGTTACAGTAATACACAACTAGACTAGACATCTTCTAATTCtgaataataaatcataaacaTCATGTGACTTTCAAATTACACACTACTGAATAGTATATACATAACCATACCTACAGCATTAAGAAATACCCTGATAACAGAATATTAAAGGAAAAGTACCTTAAGGCCTCCCGTATCATCAGGCGGCACAGGGACATTGCTGAGGGACTGTCGACTTTTGGAGCGAGTCATTAAGGCTCTGCTGCGGTGTTTCGATTTGTCTTTATCAACTTGCATACACACTGATGCTAACAGACGCACAAGCTCAGTGTCTGAGAAAATTCAAAGTGGACAGAGgaagtaaataaataaggaTTTCCTGAGCGAAAAAAGTTAACAAACactacagaaacacaggaaggaCTGTGTCAAGTGTAGaagaattaattattattattaaataaagttaccacctggatttaaccaagcaaataggtaagagcctcccattggataatcACTGCATAgaggattatttttcagctagctccatttcttaaacaaccatgttggaagtgatgttaatctgtttcagaagggtcaaattattgacattaatcaaacaaagaaaacatctaaggagactgatgaaactactaaaactgtgTTAAGAACTGTCACATGAATTGGCCACCACAGAATCCAGAGCTTAGCCACATtcagaatctttgggatgtgctggaaaacaCTTTGCGCAGCGGTTCAACTCTcgcatcatcaatacaagagCTTGgcgaaaaattaatgcaactctggacgggaataaatgttgtgaccCTGCAGAAGCAGAAGTTCTTAATTTACGGCTATGACAGTGATAAGGTGGTACCTGGATCATTAAGCAGCATAACTAAATCAAAGGCTGTGTATCCATTCTTGGCTCGAAGGTTGACATCAGCCCCTTGACTCAGCAGATATTTTACAATGTCTTTATTACTGGAAAAGCAGGGAAAtaggaaaaagaaatacatataaACAACCATACACAACcaaattatttcatttcttatcacatttcctgttttcaaaGCCCTGACGTGGAGATCCACTAAATCATCTACTAGATTTTACCGTGTTATTTGAATAAAGAACGGACTATTAATCCTAATATTAACCCTGGCTGGGTTATTTCAGACTATGATAACTAGAATAACCAAGCAGCTACTGCTTACCCATGGTAAGTTGCCTGCATCAATGCAGTCCAACCATGCACACCATCCTGTTTGTCTATGTCAGCATTCTTCTCCACCATCAGCTGCACCACTTCTAGCTGACCGCTCACTGCTGCAATCATCAGAGGTGTCGCTCCCTCCTGATTGAATGAATTTACCTGGGCTGGATCCTCCTCCAAAATCTCTTTAACTAGCTGGGAATTTCCTGAGtcagaacaaaacacatactAATCTGTGGTCTACTTTTCACCAGAAATTCCTCTTACTcgtgtgctgttgttttttttttaacataacataCCAAACTTGAGGGCACTGAACACATCTGGTCTCCTTCTCTCATCGtctgtaaaaaaatgaaaacactgtcactATTACTCTGCTAATTGTTGCAGAGTCACTGACAACTCAATCACTCACTTAACCAAAACATTTCTGAGGTTTAGTCAACAGACAGCAAGACAGCTGACATTACATTACCAGCTTCATGAcatcctgtgtgttttcttctagGCTTAAATCACTATACTGTTGCCAGCTTCCCAGGGATAACAACATTTAACccatatacagtgcctataaaaagtattcacccccttggatttttcatccttttattgacattataaattaatcatggtcaataaaagtgacaaaaaagaCTTTGACAATAAGTTAAAGTCTTTCAGACCAGTTCACAtgactttttcacttttaaatctTGTAGCCACAATACACAACGACTTAACCTTAGACATTCCATACACTATAAATACTAGTAAGCACTAGTAAGCATGGATTTAAGTAGTGGATATTTTTAGATGAAATGAAGTGCACGTTATCCTTATCCTTGTGATTTATGTAATTGCTTTTGTTAATGTTGTATTGTCtgcaaacatttctttgttgaTTCTTGTAATAGTTTCCATTGTTCTTGTATTCATGGATGTCTCTTTTGATTGCAGAAAATGCTCTTCTATGAAGGTTCCTTTTGAAAAAGAGACAGTAGCTATGTTTACACTCCAGAAACCAGCTTACTTAGGGAAACCAGGTTTTGCAGGGAATCATGGAACAGTTCGATGTTAAAAATACATCTACGGGACACCAACgtgtgttggttttagttttagttagatTTTGGGTGAACTTAATGTAAAAACGAGGCCACATCACTGTGTAATCTCTCCTATCCTATTATCCATCTGCACTTCCAACTTAAAGTAGTAGAGTTGTGAATGTTATGCACAGCATTTGTAAAAAGCTTATAAGAAAACCTtggtacatgtactgtataagcAGAGAAATCAAAGTTCTCCAGGAGAAATATACCTGGGGAAATCAGGTTTCACTAATCCCCTACCCCAAATATGGAACCCAGGTTTCCCATTGacatgacagttaagaaatcagcttactcaAAAAAAGCTGACAtgaaacctggttacttgacTGCATGTAGACATGCTGAGTGAGCTCAATAACACTAACCATttaatcaaagctaaaataataataatcaatcgTAGAAGAGACTGATTTATCTTAATAAATTGGGTATAGAGACAGAAGCTCTGGTGGTTAGAGATTTCTCTGCAACAGTCagacagtttaaaaaacaaaacccaagaGATGATTGAGCAGGTAAGCAGACCTAACTCCTGAACCTCTGGTGAGAAGAGCTATGAAACATCAAAGAGCCTGAAAGCAACCACTATTGTTAGTTTCACTCTCAGAAAAGTGTCaattacagagacagagataacAAGCCTGGCGTTAACTCTTCCTGTTAAACTGtcaaaccataaaaacaaaactcacataCCAAGACTTCACTCTTAGTCCTAATCAGAACAAAGTATTTACTTGATGCAGGGGAGGCTCTCACAGTCTGAGGGAAAACCAGGAGAATGACATATGAAACTCTGCTGAGCTACTTCAAAATGTGTGGTCtcttttagattttattataaCACTGGTTCGCACCACCAACTACTTCTTAtcttatactgtacatgtacaccAGATCAGCTACAACATTAATACCACCAAGTGGTTTTAGTGTTGTGATAGGTGTATGTGTAGAAAGTATACAGTTAGACCTAGTAGTATTTGCACTGCACCTTAATTAACTTCTTCTCAATCTGTTGTTGAAATACCTTTAAGCCCAGGCAAATGGAAGTACTTGAATGAAAATAGCAAACAAGGTCTTAAAATAAGGCTGTAAATCTACACTTTGATTACATCTTAAgtgatttatttcaaatattttgagTATGGATAAGTATAACTGCCAAATCATAAAAACTGGGTCATTGTTCAAATACTTAGTACAATGACTTCAGTAAGTATTAAGACCTGTCCAGttcttttattgatttcttACATTCTAAATGCTGACTGGTCatagcacatttaaaaacagcagttgttgatcaaaaaacacaggaaagataaaataaaagaggtactttactttaatattttctttttgatttaGATATTTTGCCTTGCACCTCACTGGTAAATTTCTTTGGATTAAAGTTGAGATAGGTTACAGGATGTTGTTGATGATACCTTGAGTGGCAATGTATTCAACAGTTGAGGCCCAACAATAGAAAATGCCTATTAAGCAAAGAATTGTACAGTGAATGCTGTCCTACCTGTCTGGGGTCGGACAGTAGTGATGGAGTCCAGATAGCCCTtgatgtctctctgtctcagctgCATGGCTAGTTCAAAAGCAGTCTTGGACAGCACATTGACTCGGTCTGGGTCAGCTCCATGCTCAACCAACTGCTGAGCCACAACCACctttcaaaacacatttacacacacaacactttattttgtttgcctttCAGTTTGAATCAAACAAATGCTGGGATATGACTCCATCTGTATTTGTGTCGTAACCAACTCATAATCTCTGTATAATCTTAATCTGGCATTAATCAAACCAGACATCATTCACCTCACCTTCCCACTTAGGGTGGCTGCCATCAGTGGGCCCCAGCCGGTGGTCTTTTGGGAAAAATTGACATCAGAACCCCACTCTAGCAGCAGGCGGACATTAGCTTCATGGGCATGCTGGGATGCCACTATCAGAGCTGTGATGTCCATAAATTCTctgccacctcctcctgctgaaCAGCCCTCACTGCCTCCAAAACCAGTTGcactgtggaaataaaaaagggaTTGAGCTGAGAGACCTGAACTAAATATCCATTCAAAGATGAACTAAATCAGTCAGTCAAAACAAAGACTTAATGCCAAACATCCCAAACCTGCagctattgttgttgttgccattgGAGACTGGATCTGCAGATACAGCCAGATGATCATAGTCATCAACATAGGCTCCGCTCTCTAAAAGTAGTTTGACTACATGTGTGTGTCCCCCACGGGCTGCCATAGTCAGGACACTCGCACCAAGCCTGTTTCGTCCATTGATCTCTGCCCCATTCTCCAAGAGGATGTGGGCTACAGTCAGGTGACCAAACCTGTATGGAAAGTAAGAGGCCAAGAACGAAAACTCTTGTTTAAGATAAATTAAGGTTTCAGGCAATATAGTCACTGCTACATCAGTGACC is part of the Anabas testudineus chromosome 2, fAnaTes1.2, whole genome shotgun sequence genome and harbors:
- the LOC113164653 gene encoding ankyrin repeat and SAM domain-containing protein 6 isoform X2 — protein: MNFGVPANSLLLFRACDEGDYETARGILEPGAPKESGRQSRLRSEAGSECNAADMLSLVPVDCTDEEGNTALQFASASGHESLVRFLLRKGASVDSRNNYGWTPLMQAARFGHLTVAHILLENGAEINGRNRLGASVLTMAARGGHTHVVKLLLESGAYVDDYDHLAVSADPVSNGNNNNSCSATGFGGSEGCSAGGGGREFMDITALIVASQHAHEANVRLLLEWGSDVNFSQKTTGWGPLMAATLSGKVVVAQQLVEHGADPDRVNVLSKTAFELAMQLRQRDIKGYLDSITTVRPQTDDERRRPDVFSALKFGNSQLVKEILEEDPAQVNSFNQEGATPLMIAAVSGQLEVVQLMVEKNADIDKQDGVHGWTALMQATYHGNKDIVKYLLSQGADVNLRAKNGYTAFDLVMLLNDPDTELVRLLASVCMQVDKDKSKHRSRALMTRSKSRQSLSNVPVPPDDTGGLKSWWNRMSNRFRRLKLTHTLRHGLSSNRLAPFPGDVETSLEATMKVNRKHAAMSNGASAPAAALGGNDVNTAWAVKTKETGLCRTSSEKEDFLITTMLRSGAPLTRLPNDKLKAVIPPFLPPSNFEPWNSDRSRLISEGKSEVPRLPMPPQRKLNSSGNSDITSVSRVVSRSIKFPNIPKGPSSSSPSNSGHYHSPHSSGGSNGVAGLNRDSHNRSGGSADSVLSQIAAQRKRAAGLMDVKVQTPEKPHSQTQNQPALPTSAPSLPQSDLSLPDIHSRRKMELKKRPQSANSSTSKSTSPTLTPSPSPTPKPPTGPVDSLSSASSHPRSKSSGGSSSGTITDEDELSSILKKLSLEKYQPIFEEQEVDMEAFLTLTDGDLKELGIKTDGPRQQILAAISELNAGKGRERQILQETIHNFQSSFGSSASNPRQAGEPRSPTGWMRHQIRSSNRR
- the LOC113164653 gene encoding ankyrin repeat and SAM domain-containing protein 6 isoform X3, translated to MNFGVPANSLLLFRACDEGDYETARGILEPGAPKESGRQSRLRSEAGSECNAADMLSLVPVDCTDEEGNTALQFASASGHESLVRFLLRKGASVDSRNNYGWTPLMQAARFGHLTVAHILLENGAEINGRNRLGASVLTMAARGGHTHVVKLLLESGAYVDDYDHLAVSADPVSNGNNNNSCSATGFGGSEGCSAGGGGREFMDITALIVASQHAHEANVRLLLEWGSDVNFSQKTTGWGPLMAATLSGKVVVAQQLVEHGADPDRVNVLSKTAFELAMQLRQRDIKGYLDSITTVRPQTDDERRRPDVFSALKFGNSQLVKEILEEDPAQVNSFNQEGATPLMIAAVSGQLEVVQLMVEKNADIDKQDGVHGWTALMQATYHGNKDIVKYLLSQGADVNLRAKNGYTAFDLVMLLNDPDTELVRLLASVCMQVDKDKSKHRSRALMTRSKSRQSLSNVPVPPDDTGGLKSWWNRMSNRFRRLKLTHTLRHGLSSNRLAPFPGDVETSLEATMKVNRKHAAMSNGASAPAAALGGNDVNTAWAVKTKETGLCRTSSEKEDFLITTMLRSGAPLTRLPNDKLKAVIPPFLPPSNFEPWNSDRSRLISEGKSEVPRLPMPPQRKLNSSGNSDITSVSRVVSRSIKFPNIPKGPSSSSPSNSGHYHSPHSSGGSNGVAGLNRDSHNRSGGSADSVLSQIAAQRKRAAGLMDVKVQTPEKPHSQTQNQPALPTSAPSLPQSDLSLPDIHSRRKMELKKRPQSANSSTSKSTSPTLTPSPSPTPKPPTGPVDSLSSASSHPRSKSSGGSSSGTITDEDELSSILKKLSLEKYQPIFEEQEVDMEAFLTLTDGDLKELGIKTDGPRQQILAAISELNAGKGRERQILQETIHNFQSSFGSSASNPRQAAPTGWMRHQIRSSNRR
- the LOC113164653 gene encoding ankyrin repeat and SAM domain-containing protein 6 isoform X1, encoding MNFGVPANSLLLFRACDEGDYETARGILEPGAPKESGRQSRLRSEAGSECNAADMLSLVPVDCTDEEGNTALQFASASGHESLVRFLLRKGASVDSRNNYGWTPLMQAARFGHLTVAHILLENGAEINGRNRLGASVLTMAARGGHTHVVKLLLESGAYVDDYDHLAVSADPVSNGNNNNSCSATGFGGSEGCSAGGGGREFMDITALIVASQHAHEANVRLLLEWGSDVNFSQKTTGWGPLMAATLSGKVVVAQQLVEHGADPDRVNVLSKTAFELAMQLRQRDIKGYLDSITTVRPQTDDERRRPDVFSALKFGNSQLVKEILEEDPAQVNSFNQEGATPLMIAAVSGQLEVVQLMVEKNADIDKQDGVHGWTALMQATYHGNKDIVKYLLSQGADVNLRAKNGYTAFDLVMLLNDPDTELVRLLASVCMQVDKDKSKHRSRALMTRSKSRQSLSNVPVPPDDTGGLKSWWNRMSNRFRRLKLTHTLRHGLSSNRLAPFPGDVETSLEATMKVNRKHAAMSNGASAPAAALGGNDVNTAWAVKTKETGLCRTSSEKEDFLITTMLRSGAPLTRLPNDKLKAVIPPFLPPSNFEPWNSDRSRLISEGKSEVPRLPMPPQRKLNSSGNSDITSVSRVVSRSIKFPNIPKGPSSSSPSNSGHYHSPHSSGGSNGVAGLNRDSHNRSGGSADSVLSQIAAQRKRAAGLMDVKVQTPEKPHSQTQNQPALPTSAPSLPQSDLSLPDIHSRRKMELKKRPQSANSSTSKSTSPTLTPSPSPTPKPPTGPVDSLSSASSHPRSKSSGGSSSGTITDEDELSSILKKLSLEKYQPIFEEQEVDMEAFLTLTDGDLKELGIKTDGPRQQILAAISELNAGKGRERQILQETIHNFQSSFGSSASNPSSDRLDETPDSFLQQEVTSGPRAQIEVN